A stretch of DNA from Polyodon spathula isolate WHYD16114869_AA chromosome 4, ASM1765450v1, whole genome shotgun sequence:
AAGCCATATCTCAAAGAGTTTGATCTTCAACACAAATTAACCAAACAGTCACATGACCACATTATGGCAGCCATGTGTCACAAGTGAAAGGGTACTGTTAGCATTTTCATAAGTGTTAATACAATGTTAAACAGATGTTTGGAGAATATCAGATACAATTAACTGTTCTCAGTATTGTAATCAGTTGGCTTAatcaagtcccccccccccctctcccccccacAATTGTTTGCAGATATGACCTCATATCAAAAGATAAGGATAATGGCCAACgttttaaaaggtaaatataAATTGAGTTTTTATGACCAGAATGCATTTTaccaacaaatatatttttagtgtTTAATTTGCCATTCTACAGAAATATTGTTGTATACAGTAGCATTATTCACTTATCTCTGCTAAATGCCAGACCTTACACTGAAAATCAATAGGCTTCACATTTTGCTAGGGgagttttttgtttacaaatccACTACACCATTGGACttggttaattttgttttatttttgacattttattgtacagcagactttcattttgaatttagcaGACAAGCTGCTCCTGCTAATTTGTTAACAGTGGTAATTGCATTTACAGAATAGTGCAATAATGCTAGCACATGTGTAACGTATGATGTTCTGTTCTTTTAAACACTCATCATTCTGAATAGTTGGAAAAAGGTTCTCAGGAGCTTAGTGTGCAGAATCCTACATACATTTCTGAATGAGTTACTTATGATTTACTTCCTTACGATTCATCagaattaatcattaatcatacCTTATTAAAATGCTATACTGCTCaaaatgaacataagaacataagaaagtttgcaaacgcaAAGAGGCCattcatcttgcttgtttggttgttagtagcttactgaatctcatcaagcagcttcttgaagaattccagggtgtcagcttcaacaacagtatGTGTTGTACCTTCTTCCAGATAAGTATCAATCTAGGCTTGCACAGACCTCGTAAGAAAGATCAACTCATTCAATGTTGCAAAACTATGAGGAAAAATCCATCAAGGGAGAACTATAATGTTTAACATCTTTGTATTAATGCTACAATGTCTCACAATCATGTGCAACTGTAAAGACTACTGTATTTCTGTAATGCCTATtaacttcattattttaatttgccTGTCCGTGCAATCTACTATATTATAATGCATAGTATTTTTTGATCCCCTGTAAAATTagtatgtcagtaacatccaTCCCTCTCACAGCTGTAAGTTCAAAATGTAGAGCTATCAGCCGAATAAAAAGTTGATTAGCGATTCTATGCATACATGCAAAATTGTAATTGTCCCCAGAAGCTGgtattctcaataacttaatcCAAGTAATGTTAATACCAATTTCCATGACAATTGTATAAACAGTACACATATATGTGAAAATGTGAGTGTCACACAGAGATGGACAGAAGTATGGTCAGACAGACACCCCTCCATATCCCCAGGATTTGATAATCTCAATAACTTTAGCTAAATAATGGAAATATCATGTTTCATGAAACCTGATTAAGTGGTCCTCCACAtttatgcaaaatgtatttaacagaCAAGCACATGCTCATCCATATCAGactctgatattctcaataacttatgcaaaataattttaataccaagtttcatgacaattgtgTAAGTGGTTCTCGAGATATATGTGTGTGACGTGTGACTTGCATAGCTCTgaccgcctccactatatccccttctCAGGGGATTCCATCTCCAGCAAACGCAGAAAAGGAAtgtctaattgtactgttaaatTAAACTGTGCTTGGGCAAGAAAGGCTCACCTTTGGAAACAGGGAATGGTCTTGTCCCATCTCAGAAAGCTTTCCTGGTGTCTCAGAGATCTGGAGAATTGGCGATACCAGCTGTGACAGCCAGCCTGTGCATACACCCCTTCTCGGAATAGGTCGCTCGGAACATGAGGGAAACTCcacaacattaaacacaaaatgcagTTTTCCAGGATGAAAGCTacttgaactgcaaagaaaaaaacaatattaaaaaatattgtttaatttattctcTCCATTATTTTCCTGTCTTTattttagttgattaaatgattaacttaattaacccctgccacctgaacataataaacccaggcaggtaggggaaattaaccccatccctaccaatttaaaaagcatgtcaaatatttaaaactactaaataaaacaatataatgttTAGGTGTTTCTTGCTAAATATGTGTTCCCAATTTACCCCATTAAGAGAGATTAGTTACTGTATAAAATCTTGGAATTCCGGAACAGGTGCGGCAATAGAATGGTcttcaaatactgtatatagcgAAGGGCTGGCTATTTCCCATTTAACAACTGTCATTTAAAATTAAGCAAATATTTTAACAAGCAAGAAGTGCAACAGAATGccaaatgttattaaataacaTTCACTTTTTTCCTGAAATGGTGACTACCAAGACTGATtccaatgtaattttaaaatacaataaatacaataaaatacaataaatacaataaaaaaaaaacaatagatgcGGAATATAATAAAGATTACCATTACCTGGCTGCTGAATAGGATCGGGGTTGCAATTTCGgcaaatgttctaaaaaaaattgtaagtgaaaaatatatttatgaattactgtttttttagactttaaaaatattatttaatagttCAGTAATATGAATGAGAATCTAACTTGCAGTCactataaataaaactaaaataaagcatACAGCTATGACCAGAGGTGTTGCATCTGACATGGTATTCTATTACGGCTTCCGgttgacttttgcgatataattttatACTTTCTTTGATTAagcgatgttaaataaaagatcaaaattatgttcatatgttttttttttttttttttaatgtctcaatcctaaaactctaggtgatgcaaaacttttggccacagttaGCAACACATTCTTATGGATGCCTGCCGTTACCACACTAAGCAGGCTACTTTATAGAACAGCTATATTCATTTTTCATCATTGTGTTGAAGACATGGTTCCACCTGCTTATAATAATCCATATTAAATTGTTTCTGTAATATAAACTGAACTGCCTGAAAATGCTGAGCATCTTAAACTTGGTAAAGTCTAAACGTCTAAAAACCTCACACAGCTGTATTAAATGAAGTATTTCCTTTTTTGATTAATGAATTCACAGAAGCGCCTTATACTGTGAATAACCCCAAATTAAAGCCATTTGTTCTTTGCCACCAACCTATCAAATATCAGCATTAAATTAACCACTTTAATTGCAATAATCAACTGGTTACCATGACGACTTGATTTTCAACAATACCCTTTATATTGCTTTATTGTCTTCTTGCATAAGTACGGAAACACATACAAAGAGAGAGCATGGAAGTCTGTCAAATTGGCTTGGCTTAGTAGAGCACCATAGTAACATGTCAAATATCAAAACGATATcaagatacatttaaaatggcATTACCAAAAtaactggagaaaataaaataaaaatattattgcaaaaaaaatgctCTAGATTGCTTTAAAGTGATACCAAAATATAACTGTAATATGCTGTTctgaaataattacttttttcattACCTTTACTGATCAAATGAATAGAGGTTTAAATAATGACCTTCTGTTCGTTGTTCAGGGTTGGAACAAATATCAGGgtaatgtcttcttttttttttaatttaatatttatgagTGTGTTAAATAGTATTTATACATTATGGAGAATTTTCCAGAAAGCATtcctaaaataaacagctttaccGTGCATTACAGTTGATTGCTTGTGTCTACTGCCCTCTCCTGGAATGTGTTTGTACAGCATTAAACCCTCCCTGCAAACCCTAATGGTGTTAAAAACGGTGTGCTTCAATTCTACATTGCTGAAGCAATGTTTCCCTGTAGTAAAATATACCTAACATTCGAAAATGAACAGTTAATTACAACGCTAcaagtttacttaaaaaaattacatgTTTATTGGACTGAAAATAAACTCAAATAGGATGAAGActaactataaaaacaaacaaccaagcTAGCTTCCATAAGCACTCAGCTGAGACAGAGATAGGGGTGGCTTACTTTCTGAATGTATTTACAAGGTGAGTAATCAGACTTCACTTCTTAAGAGGCATGcttattttacaaacacattttcaaatcatgATTTGTCAATAAACTCTCTAAAATGGACACCAATACATTCTAGGGTTGGAACATTAACTGAAATATTGATAATCACGATATTTTTTTTGGCAGTGTTAAATTTATCGCCTTGAAAAATTATCAACAATAATCATAATTAATGTCCATGACCCAATGAAGCAGGAAGCAGCTTTGCATTGAACTGTAGGTGGCAGTTCACTGTTTGCGCGAGTAAAACACGACATGTGTGAGCACTGCGTACACTGAAGTAGAATTGATTTGAAACAATATTCTTAGGCTTTTAACTTTACGTCATGGTTCCATTTTGATAATACATTAGCAAAGCATGACtggttttctaacataaaaacacaaatattgtttgtcaaattgaaaaaacACGAGctcactgtaaaattactgtagaaaagtgGAACTTTGCACAATTAAACATTTTGAGACTCGATTTGGAAACGTTTAATATAGCCTAAACAACTTTGTTGCTTCTGTTGGTTCTCTATTTTAAACTACACAGTAAAGACATGAGTACTAACTATACTGCAGcctgtgtagactttctataggcactgtatgtgtatatatgtgtgtgtgtgtgtgtgtgtgtgtgtgtgtgtgtgtgtgtgtgtgtgtgtgtgtgtgtgtgtgtatatatatatatatatatatatatatatatatatatatatatatatatatacacacagtacctatagaaagcctacaccccctttcaagatgttcacctttgttgccttatagcgtgtaattgaaatgcattaaaatagttttttttttttcatttatctacacatcctaccccattcTAGAAATGgttgaaaattaattaacaataaaaactgaagtagcttggttgaataagtgtccaccccacttgtaatagcaatcataaattagctgtgtgtgtgtgtgtgtgttcccatgGCGTTGCTATTGTGACAAAGGGTAGTTACATAAATAGAAGAGTTAACTTTTAATGGAAGGATAGGCAGTTTATTTGATCAAACTGTCTGCATAGAAGCatctgacacatctgctgatcactaacttatacaaaagtgaagaacgcttcattatgtctgtttactgtcatgatggtcatgtCGTATTGAGTTGGGGCGGATACGTCTATTGTATGATGATGAGTGTTTTTTGTATATGACTCCTTCCATgccatgtgtatgatgcatatgacCCGACCCCCCCAACCCCAGGGACGAGCGTCCCGCAGAActttttccaaatgttggcaagtatgcaaaTTACTACCAAAAGTAGAAACGTCCTTTAAAAGTTGTGTCCCATACTTACGAAGAAAAACATTTCCCCCCTCGTCATAGCCTTATAGCAGTCATTTCCACATAAGACAAGAGTACATTTATCCAGTGAATCGATCATCATTTAAAATCCCTTCAATAATTCAAGAATCAGACAGAAGTGTAATTAGAACTAGGAATATAAAACAAAGAGGTGACACAAACCTATGAGTAGACGAAGTGGTGGGGAACAGGATAAGAAGACACGAAGTAGATCCAACACACACAGGCTGGGGTCTCTAACAAAACGATTATAATCTGCAGACCCCTGTTTGCTGCACAGCTCCTGAAGCCTTCGTTTTTCACCGGAATCTGTGGTGTACTCTACCAATGCTCGAAGAAATGCCTAGATGTGAGAATTTAAGAAAAAGTAATTACAGCTAACAAAACCTTCCCTGTTTTGCACGTCCATTATCTacttaggtctcaaatgtgtatcTTTGAAAGAAGCAAGTTATACCAAGTGTagcatttaacatgtttaaaagaAGTTTACTcagtctttcaaaactgcagatcTGAGACCTATATAAGAAAAGGAAATGCACAAGTATTCATGTGTTCGCTATGATCAGTGTAAGATAAGGACTTGCTTTAGATAAGGATTTGATTCTTTTGAaacctgttaaaaatgttatCTAATTCTTAATATACTGTCAAAAATGTACTGtctggcaaaataaaaaatacatgtaattctTTATCGTtcctatttaaatatttttgcaacACAAGAATGATTCAATTTGGGCACCTTCTTTGGAACAGCTCTTATTTCCAAACACCAGGTCAGAAGGTAAAGTAGAGTGCTGTTCTCAGGAATGTATGTTGGCAGCCGCACCACTGTTTGGAGAAATCTGtaagttaatatttatttatattatgtctGGATGGATATTAGGGGAGGTAAATCTATAAGTAAAGATAACACAGCATGCTGTGCTGGCATTTAGATAATTTTCTGAATCCCTGTATAAAATGAATATGTATCAAACACTGGGGTCTAGGTCAGTGATCTGAACCGTGGTGAACTGAAACTCCAGCTGGTGTTTTCCTCCAGGGGTGATATGTTAAACTACTTATTaacatgaatacatacataataaacaTACAATTCATGAAAAATCAGgttattaagatctgccactattTACATTATTAAATAGACTCGCTGCttgtttggtttctgtttttcattatatcCTTAAGTTCGAGCTCAGCAAGGTTCATAGCAATATGTTCTCTACTAAACACCATTACAAAATGCATCTAGTTAGTACCCCACAAGgacttttgtattattaaatgggATGTAAGAGGGTGAGTAGATTCTTATTATCACATGTAAATCACATTCTTATTAAAACCTGTACAAGCATCTCTgtactggaaaaaaacaaacatcagacTCAATGCATCTCGTTACAATCAGCAATTAACTCAAACAATGCTACTGTCAGCAGGGAAGCAAAGGTGTTGATGGTAAGATTCAAATTATGTGAATAGAAAAATTAGGTGCTCCCTAATAAGTAATGATTCTTACAACAGGCAGACTTTAACTGTATTTGTACTTATTCTTTCCTATAGCATACCCTTCTTTTTGGTGTCTGGTTTAAGTTTTAGCTTAACACAGTGGTCCTTCTTTTCTGCAAGTTCCAGTCTCAGAATGAGTTGTTCCACCTCATTACTGTTGTTTGGgcagaaaatattaaaggaatcTCCAGGCTGGTATGAGATTGGAGTTTCctgcaaaacaaatattgttcttaataaaataatcttCAGGCACCTTATTTCTGCTagcatttcataaaaaaagaaacagtggaAATCTTGCAATGCAAACAGTACAACACAATTCTAAACTCtaaatatttaacaatgaaataataataataaaaaaaatacatacagaaagGTCCAGCTGAAGTAGTAGGGCTGTTTTCACGGCATCCTTTTGTGTGACTTGCAGAGCTCCAGTAACTGGGACCTGGTATACAGTTTCCTGGGTACTCGAAGGAAAAGCTTCCTACAAAAGTAAACACACATCAGAGGAAGAGGTACCAAATTACTTTTACTATATTACTGTACTCTTTGGGGTTACCCACACAGGCAACAACAGTCTTTTTGTTGGCTCTTATTGAAGTGGTTGTAGCTGTTAGAGAAACATACACTTTACGAGAAACTGTAGTTTACAAAATTAACTGGGTTTTAGATTGAGTTAGTATTTGGGTTTCAGTTAGTTAGACAATTTTGGGTTTAATATTGCTTGTTGGAGCAGGAAAGTCAGATGGTAAGGAGAGAGCTTTGAAGTGCACCACATGGCAATCTAAAGGGGAACCTGTGTTTTCTCATAGATAACATTCTAGGGCTGAAACTTTCAAAAAGATTACAATCTCCCTTCTTCCTTACATTATGGTTTCCTGAGTAAAACATCAAAGAGGCTTTGATGTTACATTCACTTACTATATGAGTGTATggcaaacaatatacaaaactgcaatacctttttatattttaaaaatatagcaatacaatacagtacagtacctgtcCTGATACATTGAGAAACTCCACATCCAAGTACTCTAGTGGCACTGCAGGAACATTAAGAGCAGACTCTGCCAGTGGTGGGATAGATCTGGACAGAGAGGGCTCTGATGAGGTTGTTTCAGTcactggtttggttttgtctgaAACTGGCTCTGGAAActtggaacccaggcctcctgAATCGTTTAACTTCAGTATATGTAAATTCAAGTGTGTAGCCGAGTTATCCACAGTCTCTTTGTCAGTGAAGGTTTCACGCTCTCCGTTTGGAACCACATCTGCATGGTCGCTTGCCTCCATTTCGTTCCGAGCAGTAGAAATGCTTGATGTTAAGGCTTTCTTTGTTGCACTCCACAGCCCATCAATCCAGGGCTCAACTACCAACTCCAAGCTAATTGGACAGAGGAAAGAGAAAAAAGCCCCCTGGACAATGGTGTCTGCTTCCAGTAGTGTCCAGCTGTTAACATTGGACACAACGTCTTGCTAAGCTACCCTACTTACTATTTAATGGCCACAACATGTATATGAATAATATGTTCTTCTCTTACCCCACACCATCATCTGCATGTCCTGTTGCATAGAATCGCTGAGCTCCCAGTTCTTGAAGACGTCTGTCAATGGTTTTTCCACCGTTGCAGaaatttgtataatttgaatCTCCCAACCCTTAAGAGGATAGAagttaaaaagttaaaacaaataaaaccctaCCTATCATATGATAATTACCAAGATTTTCTAGTAGCTAGTAACCAAACTAATTGCTGAACATGTAAGTAAAGCAAATTGATTCACCTTAATTAATTTACTGTACCTAATAAGACATTCTGTATCTCGTTATACTAgtttgctgataaaaaaaaaaaaaaaagccttgtgcACTATTGTATGTTTAACTACATACATGGAACCTAATTACAAATGTGTGGTGCACAGAGCGACACCTCCACTTATCTTCACACTCTGATACCCCCAATGCCATGTGCtcaataatgttaatatcaagttGCACTCCAGTTGGATAAGTGTTTTTCcagatatattaaaaatgtaaagggTGGCGGGTGTAGTGATGTCCAGACCTACTTACGGCAGCTTCCACTAGAATTGCCAGAGATTTCACCTCCTGCTTCTATTGTGAACTTAATCACAATTGCGCTTATGACGCAAACAGCAGTGTTCAAATCATTGGGTTAGCACtcatttaacaataacaaaactcaCAAGCTGGTCACCAGGGGGCATACATCTTACCTAAAAGAGCATAGCGCAGATGTGCAAAGTGATCAGGAGGGAGCGTCTTGGCCCTTATGCTCTTTACAAACTCAATGGCTGTGTCTGGTGGTTCACCATCCCCAGTGGTAGAGACAACGATAACAACAGGTGAGATTTCTTTTTCCAAGTTGTACTGTAGAAACAAAGGAGTCAACGTCATAAAATAGGGGCGtgagtttctgtttcatttcctaaatgtttaaactttaggaTCTAACACGTTTATCCAGTTAAACTTTACAATAGTGCGAATTAATCTGACCAATCAAAAAAGCAATCTTAGAAAGGGCTGCAACAACTATTTGTGTTCAAGAATATAAGTATTCAAGTAGCATTGAATTGTATATAAAAGGGCAGTGATGACATGTTGAATATGTGCAGAACACTGTCAGACCTACATACAGACACTGTTTCATTACAATTAGAGATCTTTGTGCCCTTGTATTTAGAAGCACCatagtttagatcaattgaacagacccctCCATTCTCTAGAGCAGATTTCTGTCCATGCACATAATGATGTGGAGTTACTGGTGTGCAGGTCTGAAGAATTGGTCTTGAAGGTCTTGAATTAGAAAAGGGTGGAAATGTACATGATTACCTTTTCTTGTTGGCTCATACAACAAATATCAGCTACAAATTTATGTTCATTTGCTTTTTCGCAAATTTCTTCAGCAATTGCTTGAGCCTGTCCGCGCTGTGAACCATACAGCAGCAAGAAGCGGTCTTTCACCTCACATGGCATGACAGGGAAACTCCTATACAAGCAAACACAAAGTACTGATAAAACATACATctactttaaatacaaactacAGAAAAAACCTGCATTACTCACTAAATGATGACTCagcaacaaaaactaaatatagcATTTTAAATAGGGTGCAGGACAAATCTAAACTccactttttaaaaaggtaaaactaaAACGAAATGTTATGgtgtaaaataagaaataaacaaccaAACTTAATGTAATACTTGCTATGcttatttctagttttataagaacataagaacataagaaagtttacaaacgagaggaggccattcggcccatcttgctcgtttggttgttagtagcttattgatcccaaaatctcatcaagcagcttcttgaaggatcccagggtgtcagcttcaacaacattactggggagttgattccagaccctcacaattctctgtgtaaaaaagtgtctcctattttctgttctgaatgcccctttttctaaactccatttgtgacccctggtccttgtttcttttttcaggctgaaaaagtcccttgggtcgacactgtcaataccttttagaattttgaatgcttgaattaggtcgccacgtagtcttctttgttcaagactgaacagattcaattcttttagcctgtctgcatatgacatgccttttaagcccagaataattctggtcgctcttctttgcactctttctagagcagcaatatcttttttatagcgaggtgaccagaactgaacacaatattcaagatgaggtcttactagtgcattgtacagttttaacattacttcccttgatttaaattcaacacttttcacaatgtatctgagcatcttgttagccttttttatagcttccccacattgtctagatgaagacatttctgagtcaacaaaaactcctaggtctttttcatagattccttctccaatttcagtatctcccatatgatatttataatgtacatttttatttcctgcgtgcagtaccttacacttttctctattaaatgtcatttgccatgtgtctgcccagttctgaatcttgtctagatcattttgaatgacctttgctgctgcaacagtgtttgccactcctcctacttttgtgtcgtctgcaaatttaacaagtttgcttactataccagaatctaaatcattaatgtagattaggaatagcagaggacctaatactgatccctgtggtacaccgctggttaccacactccattctgaggtttttcctctaatcagtactttctgttttctacatgttaaccactccctaatccatgtacatgtgtttccttgaatcccaactgcgttcagtttgagaattaatcttttgtgcgggactttgtcaaaagctttctggaaatctaaataaaccatgtcatatgctttgcaattatccattatcgatgttgcatcctcaaaaaaatcaagcaagttagttaggcacaatctccctttcctaaaaccatgttgactgtctcccagtaccctgttaccatataggtaattttccattttggatcttattatagtttccataagtttgcatataatagaagtcaggcttactggtctgtagttacctggttcagttttgtttccctttttgtggatcggtattacgtttgcaattttccagtctgtcggtaccacccctgtgtcaagagactgctgcatgatcttggttagcggtttgtaaattacttctttcatttctttgagtactactgggaggatctcatccggcccaggggatttgtttattttaagagctcctagtccctttaacacttc
This window harbors:
- the LOC121314194 gene encoding methionine synthase reductase-like; protein product: MPCEVKDRFLLLYGSQRGQAQAIAEEICEKANEHKFVADICCMSQQEKYNLEKEISPVVIVVSTTGDGEPPDTAIEFVKSIRAKTLPPDHFAHLRYALLGLGDSNYTNFCNGGKTIDRRLQELGAQRFYATGHADDGVGLELVVEPWIDGLWSATKKALTSSISTARNEMEASDHADVVPNGERETFTDKETVDNSATHLNLHILKLNDSGGLGSKFPEPVSDKTKPVTETTSSEPSLSRSIPPLAESALNVPAVPLEYLDVEFLNVSGQEAFPSSTQETVYQVPVTGALQVTQKDAVKTALLLQLDLSETPISYQPGDSFNIFCPNNSNEVEQLILRLELAEKKDHCVKLKLKPDTKKKVVRLPTYIPENSTLLYLLTWCLEIRAVPKKAFLRALVEYTTDSGEKRRLQELCSKQGSADYNRFVRDPSLCVLDLLRVFLSCSPPLRLLIEHLPKLQPRSYSAASSSSFHPGKLHFVFNVVEFPSCSERPIPRRGVCTGWLSQLVSPILQISETPGKLSEMGQDHSLFPKVSICTRPNSTFRLPSDLSVPFIMVGPGTGVAPFIGFLQHREKQRQENPDFHFAETWLFFGCRHEDKDFLFRDELRHFLENGTLTHLKVCFSRDSLGSTEEAKPKYVQDNLRLCAQDLTRILLKENGCIYVCGDAKNMAKDVNEALIDIVGKELQVDKLQAMNVVAGLRDKKCYLQDVWG